A region of Rhodoferax potami DNA encodes the following proteins:
- a CDS encoding branched-chain amino acid ABC transporter substrate-binding protein, whose translation MKLKIVAAAAIALTTGMAFAQNAVVTIAHVGPTSGAIAHLGKDNENGAKLAVEELNAAGVTIGGKKVTLRLMTEDDAADPKQGTAVAQKLADAKVSGVIGHLNSGTTIPASSIYSDAGIPQVSPSATNPKYTRQGFKTAFRLVADDAQLGGTLGRYAVKELKGKSIAVIDDRTAYGQGVAQEFSKAVEAAGGTVVAKEFTTDKATDFSAILTTIKGKKADVVFFGGMDAVAGPMLRQMKSLGINAKFMGGDGICSTELVKLGGDAIADNQVYCAEAGGVEGQQKVGMDAFKTKFKAKFGTDVQVYAPYVYDGVNLMVAAMVKAGSSDPAKYLPVLAATKDYKGVTGNISFDNKGDILNGALTLKTVKGGKLSEIAVIR comes from the coding sequence ATGAAGTTGAAAATTGTTGCAGCCGCAGCCATCGCCTTGACCACTGGAATGGCTTTCGCACAAAACGCGGTTGTCACTATCGCTCACGTTGGCCCTACAAGCGGCGCGATCGCCCACTTGGGTAAGGACAACGAAAACGGCGCCAAATTGGCCGTTGAAGAACTCAACGCAGCTGGCGTGACCATCGGCGGTAAAAAAGTTACTCTGCGTTTGATGACTGAAGACGACGCAGCTGATCCTAAGCAAGGTACTGCAGTTGCCCAGAAGCTGGCTGATGCCAAGGTTTCCGGCGTGATCGGTCACTTGAACTCCGGCACCACCATCCCTGCTTCCAGCATCTACTCTGACGCTGGCATCCCCCAAGTTTCTCCTTCCGCTACCAACCCCAAGTACACACGCCAAGGCTTCAAGACAGCTTTCCGTTTGGTGGCTGACGACGCACAACTGGGCGGCACACTGGGCCGTTACGCTGTGAAAGAACTGAAGGGCAAGTCCATCGCCGTGATCGACGACCGTACTGCTTACGGCCAAGGCGTTGCACAAGAGTTCAGCAAGGCTGTTGAAGCTGCTGGCGGCACCGTGGTTGCTAAAGAATTCACGACCGACAAGGCCACTGACTTCTCCGCTATCCTGACCACCATCAAGGGCAAGAAAGCTGACGTCGTGTTCTTCGGCGGTATGGACGCTGTTGCAGGCCCCATGCTGCGTCAAATGAAGTCCTTGGGCATCAACGCCAAGTTCATGGGCGGCGACGGCATCTGCTCCACCGAATTGGTGAAGTTGGGTGGCGACGCGATTGCTGACAACCAAGTCTACTGCGCGGAAGCCGGTGGCGTGGAAGGCCAGCAAAAGGTCGGCATGGACGCATTCAAGACCAAGTTCAAGGCCAAGTTCGGTACAGACGTGCAGGTGTACGCACCCTACGTGTACGACGGCGTGAACCTGATGGTTGCCGCCATGGTCAAGGCCGGTTCTTCCGACCCAGCCAAGTACCTGCCCGTGTTGGCAGCTACCAAGGACTACAAGGGCGTGACAGGCAACATCTCCTTTGACAACAAGGGCGACATCCTGAACGGCGCTTTGACACTGAAGACCGTCAAGGGCGGCAAGCTGTCTGAAATCGCTGTGATCCGCTAA
- a CDS encoding branched-chain amino acid ABC transporter substrate-binding protein: MQLKLSRRSTLRLLSASAVASSGLLAGCDSTPAVIKIGVAQPLSGNLAALGQDLLNGVNLAAEEINKEGYKVKGKTVTFEIVAVDDKANAETGKAVAQQLVDAGVVAVIGHLNSGVSIAAAPIYAGRNIAQLAISTNPKFTQLGLDTTFRLVANDTLQAKAIGSYSASQISGTRYALQDDSTTYGKELAEGAEVQLKLAKKEIVLKQSFDDKTVDFDAFAAKLKAENVQVLVTTVSDFQVVALIEALKKLDYTGITILGADTAKTPDMLKGGGGMKGLFVTSPILEAREFTAGAAFLDKYRAKFKKDPAYAGHYTYDAMHVLAAAIRRAESSKAADITAMLKKLDGYAPVTGSMKWDDKGEQRYGVIGVYSGKGGLWESQMRSDSW; encoded by the coding sequence ATGCAATTGAAACTCTCGCGTCGCAGCACACTGCGCCTGCTTTCCGCGTCCGCTGTAGCCTCATCCGGGCTGTTGGCTGGCTGCGACTCCACGCCCGCGGTCATCAAAATCGGCGTCGCCCAACCTTTGAGCGGCAACCTCGCGGCGCTCGGCCAGGACTTGCTCAATGGTGTGAACCTCGCGGCAGAAGAAATCAACAAGGAAGGCTACAAAGTCAAGGGCAAGACCGTGACCTTTGAGATCGTGGCTGTCGACGACAAGGCCAACGCCGAAACCGGCAAGGCCGTCGCTCAGCAACTCGTAGACGCTGGTGTGGTGGCAGTCATCGGCCACCTGAACTCGGGCGTGAGCATCGCCGCAGCGCCTATTTATGCGGGCCGCAACATCGCCCAGTTGGCGATTTCCACCAACCCCAAATTCACCCAGCTCGGCCTGGACACCACCTTCCGCCTGGTGGCCAACGACACGCTGCAGGCCAAGGCCATTGGCAGCTACTCGGCGTCGCAAATCTCCGGCACCCGCTACGCCCTGCAAGACGACAGCACCACCTACGGCAAAGAGCTGGCGGAGGGAGCTGAGGTCCAGCTCAAACTCGCCAAAAAAGAAATCGTGCTCAAACAAAGCTTTGACGACAAGACGGTCGATTTCGACGCCTTCGCCGCCAAGCTCAAGGCAGAGAACGTGCAGGTGCTGGTCACCACCGTGAGCGACTTCCAGGTCGTCGCCCTGATCGAAGCCCTCAAAAAACTCGACTACACCGGCATCACCATCCTCGGTGCAGACACCGCCAAAACGCCCGACATGCTCAAGGGCGGCGGCGGCATGAAGGGCTTGTTTGTGACCTCGCCCATCCTGGAAGCCCGCGAATTCACCGCAGGGGCCGCCTTCCTCGACAAGTACCGCGCCAAGTTCAAAAAAGACCCCGCCTACGCCGGTCACTACACCTACGACGCGATGCACGTGCTGGCCGCAGCCATCCGCCGTGCCGAGTCCAGCAAGGCTGCAGACATTACTGCCATGCTCAAAAAGCTCGATGGCTATGCCCCGGTAACCGGTTCCATGAAATGGGATGACAAAGGCGAGCAGCGCTACGGCGTGATTGGGGTTTACAGTGGCAAAGGCGGGCTCTGGGAATCCCAGATGCGCTCTGACAGCTGGTAA
- a CDS encoding DUF2157 domain-containing protein: MHIKDDTGAADLSVALRLQDLTDAARDGVITESQAQALWQRWHYRVQPHSAAQREPGNGLQPVAAGPGFSFVNVLYYFGGLLAIGAMSLFMTLGFQQMGPMALLLLGVAYLWAALKVADHFKGRGLMVPAGLLATLAVFLVPLIVWSGQHLMGWWPPGGSDSLASYHTRIDWRWLTLELATLAAGVVMLWRYRLPFMVMPLALTLWYLSMDVANMLLLDHRWEWEFMRDMSLVFGIGTVAVALWVDVRTRLSQSVEWRQDFAFWLYIFGTTMFWCGLSLNDSGSELAKLGYCALNVALVLLGAAIGRRVFTVYGAFGVLLYLGHLSHKVFQDSFMFPFALTVLGLGLVALGVWWQRHEAAIAARLSAFVPRGLQPRP; encoded by the coding sequence ATGCACATCAAAGACGACACAGGCGCGGCAGATTTGTCGGTTGCGCTGCGCTTGCAAGACTTGACCGACGCTGCCCGCGATGGCGTGATCACCGAGTCGCAGGCGCAGGCCTTGTGGCAGCGCTGGCACTATCGCGTGCAGCCGCACAGCGCTGCGCAGCGCGAGCCGGGCAATGGGCTGCAGCCGGTGGCTGCGGGGCCGGGGTTCAGCTTTGTGAATGTGCTGTATTACTTTGGCGGTTTGCTGGCCATCGGGGCGATGTCGCTGTTCATGACCTTGGGTTTCCAGCAAATGGGCCCCATGGCCTTGCTGCTACTGGGCGTGGCCTACTTGTGGGCGGCGCTCAAGGTGGCAGACCATTTCAAAGGCCGGGGCCTGATGGTGCCGGCAGGCCTGCTGGCCACGCTGGCAGTGTTTTTGGTGCCCTTGATTGTGTGGAGCGGGCAGCACCTGATGGGCTGGTGGCCGCCTGGGGGCTCGGACTCGCTGGCTAGCTACCACACGCGGATTGACTGGCGCTGGCTGACCCTGGAGTTGGCTACCCTGGCAGCCGGTGTGGTGATGCTGTGGCGCTACCGCTTGCCCTTTATGGTGATGCCGTTGGCACTCACGCTGTGGTACCTGAGCATGGATGTGGCCAACATGCTGCTTCTGGACCATCGCTGGGAGTGGGAGTTCATGCGCGACATGTCGCTGGTGTTTGGCATTGGCACAGTGGCAGTAGCCCTGTGGGTGGATGTGCGGACCCGGCTCTCGCAGTCGGTCGAGTGGCGGCAGGATTTTGCGTTTTGGCTCTATATCTTTGGCACCACTATGTTCTGGTGCGGCCTGAGCCTCAACGACTCGGGCTCCGAGCTGGCCAAGCTGGGCTACTGCGCGCTGAATGTGGCCTTGGTGCTGCTGGGGGCGGCCATCGGGCGGCGCGTGTTCACGGTGTACGGTGCCTTTGGGGTGCTGCTGTATCTGGGGCACCTGTCGCACAAGGTGTTTCAGGATAGTTTTATGTTTCCGTTTGCACTCACGGTGCTGGGCTTGGGCCTGGTGGCCTTGGGCGTTTGGTGGCAGCGCCACGAGGCTGCGATTGCGGCCCGGCTGAGTGCCTTTGTGCCACGTGGTTTGCAACCCCGGCCTTGA